Proteins from a genomic interval of Aquabacterium sp. J223:
- the rutR gene encoding HTH-type transcriptional regulator RutR, with translation MTTKAKKKPTPAARKTARRPAATTPRSTSPASAQRRLRLIENKRGAILQAALGLFSRFGLHGTSLDQVAARADVSKSNLLYYFASKEELYVAVLRDLLALWLAPLKAFSAEQDPREAIEAYVRAKLVDSRDQPEASRLFCLEMVQGAPLLKTELEQSLRPLVDAQSGVIRQWITQGRLKATVEPRHLIFALWATTQHYADFAVQVHAISGKTLDDPGFFEEAVASVQRLVLDGVAMPRSRR, from the coding sequence ATGACGACCAAAGCCAAGAAGAAGCCCACGCCCGCCGCCCGCAAGACCGCACGGCGGCCGGCCGCGACCACACCGCGCAGCACCAGCCCGGCCAGCGCGCAGCGACGGCTGCGGCTGATCGAGAACAAGCGAGGCGCCATCCTGCAGGCGGCACTCGGCCTGTTCTCGCGCTTCGGCCTGCACGGCACCAGCCTCGACCAGGTGGCCGCCCGGGCCGACGTCTCGAAGAGCAACCTGCTCTACTACTTCGCCAGCAAGGAGGAGCTGTACGTCGCCGTGCTGCGCGACCTGCTGGCGCTGTGGCTGGCGCCGCTGAAGGCCTTCAGCGCGGAGCAGGACCCGCGCGAGGCGATCGAGGCCTACGTCCGTGCCAAGCTGGTCGATTCACGCGACCAGCCGGAAGCCTCGCGCCTGTTCTGCCTGGAGATGGTCCAGGGCGCGCCGCTGCTGAAGACCGAGCTGGAGCAGAGCCTGCGGCCGCTGGTGGACGCGCAGTCCGGCGTCATCCGCCAGTGGATAACCCAAGGCAGGCTCAAGGCGACGGTGGAACCGAGGCACCTGATCTTCGCCCTCTGGGCCACCACCCAGCACTACGCCGACTTCGCGGTGCAGGTGCATGCCATCAGCGGCAAGACGCTGGACGATCCGGGCTTCTTCGAGGAGGCGGTGGCCAGCGTGCAGCGGCTGGTGCTGGACGGCGTGGCGATGCCGCGCTCGCGCCGCTGA
- the rutF gene encoding NADH-dependent FMN reductase RutF, whose translation MTAVADPLPAVSAADFRNAMATLGSAVHVITTDGPGGRAGFTASAVCSVTDSPPMLLVCLNRSASVHATFAANDVLCVNTLAAGQEALSALFGGKTPMAQRFDAARWLTLASGAPVLHDALAAFDCRITSRCSVGTHDVLYCEVLDVRQRPGADGLVYFGRRYHALSAP comes from the coding sequence ATGACCGCCGTCGCCGATCCCCTGCCCGCCGTCTCCGCCGCCGACTTCCGCAACGCCATGGCCACGCTCGGTTCGGCGGTGCACGTCATCACCACCGACGGCCCCGGCGGGCGCGCCGGCTTCACCGCGTCGGCGGTGTGCAGCGTCACCGACAGCCCGCCCATGCTGCTGGTGTGCCTGAACCGGTCGGCGTCGGTGCACGCCACCTTCGCCGCCAACGACGTGCTCTGCGTCAACACGCTGGCGGCCGGACAGGAAGCGCTGTCCGCCCTGTTCGGCGGCAAGACGCCGATGGCGCAGCGCTTCGACGCCGCCCGCTGGCTCACCCTGGCCAGCGGCGCCCCGGTGCTGCACGACGCGCTGGCCGCCTTCGACTGCCGCATCACCAGCCGCTGCAGCGTCGGCACGCACGACGTGCTGTACTGCGAGGTGCTCGACGTCCGCCAGCGGCCGGGCGCCGACGGGCTGGTCTACTTCGGGCGGCGCTACCACGCCCTGTCGGCGCCGTAG
- the rutD gene encoding pyrimidine utilization protein D, which produces MSLNWTLEGPAGAPVVLVSAGLGGAAAYWAPQAPALAGHRVLAFDHRGTGRNAGGLPPGYSVPDMADEALAVMDAAGVDRCLVLGHALGGLVGLSMALKAPPRIDGLALVNAWAAPNPHTERCFAARTRLLAQGGPRAYVEAQPIFLYPAAWAMANDERVAAEVEHGVAHFQGEANLLKRIRALLTFDVAQHLPRLDLPVWLLAAEDDTLVPWTCSQALADALPRATLHRLPQGGHAVNVTQADAFNQALWAFLQATRSAS; this is translated from the coding sequence TTGAGCCTGAACTGGACCCTCGAGGGGCCGGCCGGGGCACCGGTGGTGCTCGTCTCCGCCGGCCTCGGCGGCGCGGCGGCCTACTGGGCGCCGCAGGCGCCGGCGCTGGCCGGCCACCGCGTGCTGGCCTTCGACCACCGCGGCACCGGCCGCAACGCCGGTGGGCTGCCGCCGGGCTATTCCGTGCCGGACATGGCCGACGAGGCGCTGGCGGTGATGGACGCGGCCGGCGTCGACCGCTGCCTGGTGCTCGGCCATGCGCTGGGCGGGCTGGTCGGCCTGTCGATGGCGCTGAAGGCGCCGCCCCGCATCGACGGCCTGGCCCTGGTCAACGCCTGGGCCGCGCCCAACCCGCACACCGAGCGCTGCTTCGCCGCCCGCACCCGGCTGTTGGCGCAGGGCGGGCCGCGGGCCTATGTCGAGGCGCAGCCGATCTTCCTGTACCCGGCGGCGTGGGCGATGGCGAACGACGAGCGGGTGGCTGCCGAGGTGGAGCACGGCGTGGCGCACTTCCAGGGCGAGGCCAACCTGCTCAAGCGCATCCGCGCGCTGCTGACCTTCGACGTGGCCCAGCACCTGCCGCGCCTCGACCTGCCGGTGTGGCTGCTCGCCGCCGAGGACGACACGCTGGTGCCCTGGACCTGCTCGCAGGCGCTGGCCGACGCGCTGCCGCGGGCGACGCTGCACCGCCTGCCGCAGGGCGGGCATGCGGTGAACGTGACGCAGGCCGATGCCTTCAACCAAGCGCTGTGGGCCTTCCTGCAGGCCACACGGTCGGCCAGCTGA
- the rutC gene encoding pyrimidine utilization protein C has protein sequence MPKTAIIPPGTGKPLAPYVPGTLADGVLYVSGTLAFDQDNNVVHVGDAAAQTRHVLTTIKGVVEAAGGTMDDVTMNHIFVKDWADYGKVNAVYAEFFPGDKPARYCIQCGLVKPDALVEIASVAHVGKGA, from the coding sequence ATGCCCAAGACCGCCATCATCCCGCCCGGCACCGGCAAGCCGCTGGCGCCCTACGTGCCCGGCACCCTGGCCGACGGCGTGCTCTACGTCAGCGGCACGCTGGCCTTCGACCAGGACAACAACGTGGTGCACGTCGGCGACGCCGCCGCGCAGACCCGCCATGTGCTGACCACGATCAAGGGCGTGGTCGAGGCCGCCGGCGGCACGATGGACGACGTGACGATGAACCACATCTTCGTCAAGGACTGGGCCGACTACGGCAAGGTCAACGCCGTCTACGCCGAGTTCTTCCCCGGCGACAAGCCGGCCCGCTACTGCATCCAGTGCGGGCTGGTGAAGCCCGACGCGCTGGTCGAGATCGCCAGCGTGGCGCACGTGGGGAAGGGCGCTTGA
- the rutB gene encoding pyrimidine utilization protein B — MSALRDRMLNEGTVGVPSFNGPDALTLPARPEPIAFTPSQTALIVVDMQNAYASQGGYVTLAGFDISGAQAVAKRIGDALVAARRAGLTIVFLQNGWDADYVEAGGPASPNWHKSNALKTMRRRPELAGSLLAKGGWDYALIDALTPAPGDIVVPKTRYSGFYNSTLDSTLRARGIRNVVLTGIATNVCVESTLRDAFHREYFAIVLADATHQLGGEEIQRAMLFNCEKFFGWVSTVDDFRQALSAKP; from the coding sequence ATGTCGGCCTTGCGGGACAGGATGCTCAACGAGGGCACCGTCGGCGTGCCCTCGTTCAACGGGCCCGACGCGCTGACGCTGCCGGCCCGTCCCGAGCCGATCGCGTTCACGCCGTCGCAGACCGCGCTCATCGTGGTCGACATGCAGAACGCCTACGCCAGCCAGGGCGGCTACGTCACGCTGGCCGGCTTCGACATCTCCGGCGCGCAGGCGGTGGCGAAGAGGATCGGCGACGCGCTGGTCGCCGCGCGCCGCGCCGGCCTCACCATCGTCTTCCTGCAGAACGGATGGGACGCCGACTACGTGGAAGCCGGCGGCCCGGCCTCGCCCAACTGGCACAAGAGCAACGCGCTGAAGACCATGCGCCGCCGGCCCGAACTGGCGGGCTCCCTGCTCGCCAAGGGCGGCTGGGACTACGCGCTGATCGACGCGCTGACGCCCGCGCCGGGCGACATCGTCGTGCCGAAGACGCGCTACAGCGGCTTCTACAACTCCACGCTGGACAGCACGCTGCGCGCGCGCGGCATCCGCAACGTGGTGCTCACCGGCATCGCCACCAACGTCTGCGTCGAGAGCACGCTGCGCGACGCCTTCCACCGCGAGTACTTCGCCATCGTGCTGGCCGACGCCACCCACCAGCTCGGCGGCGAGGAGATCCAGCGCGCCATGCTCTTCAACTGCGAGAAGTTCTTCGGCTGGGTGTCCACGGTGGACGACTTCCGCCAAGCGCTCTCGGCCAAGCCCTGA